From Fibrobacter sp. UWR2, the proteins below share one genomic window:
- a CDS encoding acyl-CoA dehydratase activase: MSNMKNDLWVGVDVGSTTVKIAVVDPETNKLLHYTYQRHNAMQAQKVFEVLREAHGLFPDKNFRVAFCGSGGQPFADATHAFFVQEVVANALAVRATYPESRVAIELGGQDAKVVFFEKDKTTGKLIASDMRMNGVCAGGTGAFIDQVAELLRIKTEAFEGFAKRGQKVYEISGRCGVFAKTDIQPMLNNGIAKEDIALSSFHAIAKQTIGGLAQGMEIKPPVIFEGGPLTFNPTLVRAFKERLGISDEQAIVPEHSEVLVAMGAALSLGSMFADQECQYRMEGSLDALVHFNEIRQAENKAKAAADLFFKNDAEYKMFLEEHKMADNHYPQPASGTELNVYLGIDAGSTTTKFVLLDEQDNVVDGFYASNDGEPLAVLKRAMNELADRYEEYGVKLNILGVGTTGYGEQLFAKAVHADYHTVETVAHANAAQKICPDVSFILDIGGQDMKAISVQDGVVTGIILNEACSSGCGSFIETYARSLGIPMEKIAELAFNAKSPSQLGSRCTVFMNSSIITEQRDGKQPEDIIAGICRSIINNVFTKVIRIRNLNTLGKKVVVQGGTFKNNAVLRAFEQYTGLKPIRPERPGEMGAIGIALLTRKYMEEKRKENPDLKSSFIGLEAMKTFSWHNQPGQLCQYCTNHCSRTIVTFSDGQSFVTGNRCERGEVTADPNDPKTKALIAEINKKMLAVPDMIKRTNQLLVKDYAPAKLAPNNGKTIGIPRALEFWASLPFWKAFFTSLGYTVVVSRQSDYKMFEAGLHSVPSDTVCFPAKLVHGHVLSLIEKKVDRIFFPMMIAIPSDHTKFTATSVCPVVQAYPNVCKNTDEPEKNYGVPMDQPIFHWFNTKLRRSQTVDWFHENWKLDKKLLNKAVDEGEKALQSYRTTLLEEGQKILDDVRAQNTFAVVIAGRPYHADMLINHNIASHFTAMGIPVLTTESLPGVYDQDVPSHTRIEIKNTFHLRMIGATMIAAKDPNIELAQIVSFGCGHDSILTDEMLRMMHRDSNKEMLMLKLDEGDARGPVGIRIKSFIETVKARRAANLPDKPESNEPLYHTPFVAEDKQRRRILTPNLSPAFTVLASEYMKREGYIAEYLPVADKEAIELGKKFVHNDICFPCQVNIGEALKWLVNHPNVPQNEVSMCLAKNCENCRAVQYAVLARKALDEAGFKDVTIITTGVDYKGMHPGFQLGLDFRLHMLWGLVTMDAIEIMYRALRPYEVNAGDTQKVYDEWMPKVIAVAGHLTTAQLVRPSKLIEVFEQCIEAFNGVEITEERKKGIRKPRVAVLGEILMNYHPSANGFIENYLMNNGMEVYLPGMTDFFRVDEVVRAEKIKRGFSANPLMDRVEGGVTARVYTHAVETARKSMHKFKLYEHHADCYELKDYVTEIIDPTYNTGEGWLIPGEILYNSRHGINSHIILQPFACLANHISGRGLTKAVKERCPHIQILSLDYDPDTSFANIENRLQMLIINARELEKANQA, encoded by the coding sequence ATGAGCAATATGAAGAACGATTTATGGGTCGGCGTGGACGTTGGTTCCACCACCGTGAAGATTGCGGTTGTCGATCCAGAGACCAACAAGCTTTTGCATTACACGTACCAGCGCCACAACGCCATGCAGGCGCAAAAGGTTTTCGAGGTGCTGCGGGAGGCCCACGGGCTCTTCCCGGACAAGAATTTCAGGGTCGCCTTCTGCGGTAGCGGTGGCCAGCCCTTCGCCGACGCCACGCACGCCTTCTTTGTACAAGAAGTGGTGGCAAACGCCCTCGCCGTGCGCGCCACCTACCCCGAATCGCGCGTCGCCATCGAACTCGGCGGCCAGGACGCGAAGGTCGTATTCTTCGAAAAAGACAAAACAACCGGCAAGCTCATCGCCAGCGACATGCGCATGAACGGCGTGTGTGCGGGCGGTACCGGCGCATTTATCGACCAGGTGGCCGAACTCCTCCGTATCAAGACAGAAGCCTTCGAAGGTTTTGCCAAGCGCGGCCAGAAGGTCTACGAGATTTCGGGCCGTTGCGGCGTGTTCGCGAAGACGGACATCCAGCCGATGCTCAACAACGGCATCGCCAAGGAAGATATCGCCCTCTCGAGCTTCCACGCCATCGCCAAGCAGACCATCGGTGGCCTCGCCCAGGGCATGGAAATCAAGCCGCCCGTGATTTTCGAGGGTGGCCCGCTCACATTTAACCCGACTCTCGTACGCGCCTTCAAGGAACGTCTGGGCATCTCCGACGAGCAGGCTATTGTGCCAGAACACTCCGAAGTGCTCGTCGCCATGGGTGCAGCCCTTTCGCTCGGGTCCATGTTCGCCGACCAGGAATGCCAATACCGCATGGAAGGCTCCCTGGACGCCCTCGTACACTTTAATGAAATCCGCCAGGCCGAAAACAAGGCCAAGGCTGCCGCCGACCTCTTCTTCAAGAACGATGCCGAATACAAGATGTTCCTCGAAGAACACAAGATGGCCGATAACCACTACCCGCAGCCTGCCTCCGGTACCGAACTCAACGTGTACCTCGGTATCGACGCCGGTTCCACCACCACCAAGTTCGTACTCCTCGACGAGCAGGATAACGTGGTCGACGGCTTCTATGCAAGCAACGACGGTGAACCGCTCGCCGTGCTGAAGCGCGCCATGAACGAACTCGCTGACCGCTACGAAGAATACGGCGTAAAGCTCAACATTCTGGGTGTAGGTACTACCGGTTACGGTGAACAGCTCTTCGCCAAGGCCGTCCATGCCGACTACCATACGGTGGAAACGGTCGCCCACGCGAACGCCGCCCAGAAGATTTGCCCCGACGTAAGCTTTATCCTCGACATCGGTGGCCAGGACATGAAGGCCATCTCCGTCCAGGACGGCGTGGTCACCGGCATCATCCTGAACGAGGCCTGCTCCTCGGGTTGTGGTTCGTTCATCGAAACGTACGCCCGCAGCCTCGGCATCCCGATGGAAAAGATTGCCGAACTCGCATTCAACGCCAAGAGCCCCTCCCAGCTGGGTTCCCGCTGCACGGTGTTCATGAACAGTTCCATCATCACGGAACAGCGCGACGGCAAGCAGCCCGAAGACATCATCGCGGGTATCTGCCGTTCCATCATCAACAACGTCTTTACGAAGGTCATCCGCATCCGTAACCTGAACACCCTCGGCAAGAAGGTCGTGGTCCAGGGCGGTACCTTCAAGAACAACGCGGTCCTCCGCGCCTTCGAGCAGTACACCGGCCTTAAGCCCATCCGTCCCGAACGTCCGGGCGAAATGGGCGCCATCGGTATCGCGCTCCTCACCCGCAAGTACATGGAAGAGAAGCGCAAGGAAAATCCTGACCTCAAGTCGAGTTTCATCGGCCTCGAGGCCATGAAGACCTTCAGCTGGCACAACCAGCCGGGTCAGCTCTGCCAGTACTGCACCAACCACTGCTCCCGCACTATCGTCACCTTCAGTGACGGCCAGAGCTTCGTTACCGGCAACCGCTGCGAACGCGGTGAAGTCACCGCCGACCCGAACGACCCGAAGACGAAGGCCCTCATCGCCGAAATCAACAAGAAGATGCTCGCCGTGCCTGACATGATCAAGCGCACGAACCAGCTTCTGGTGAAGGACTATGCCCCGGCAAAGCTCGCCCCCAACAACGGGAAGACCATCGGTATCCCGCGCGCCCTCGAATTCTGGGCCAGCCTCCCCTTCTGGAAGGCGTTCTTCACGAGCCTCGGCTACACCGTCGTCGTAAGCCGCCAGAGCGACTACAAGATGTTCGAAGCCGGCCTCCACAGCGTGCCCAGTGACACCGTGTGCTTCCCGGCCAAGCTCGTGCACGGCCACGTGCTCAGCCTCATCGAAAAGAAGGTCGACCGCATCTTCTTCCCGATGATGATTGCCATCCCGAGCGACCACACCAAGTTTACCGCCACCTCCGTGTGCCCCGTGGTGCAGGCCTACCCCAACGTCTGCAAGAACACCGACGAGCCAGAGAAGAACTATGGCGTGCCGATGGACCAGCCGATTTTCCACTGGTTCAACACGAAGCTCCGCCGCAGCCAGACCGTCGACTGGTTCCACGAGAACTGGAAACTCGACAAGAAGCTTTTGAACAAGGCCGTCGACGAAGGCGAGAAGGCTCTCCAGAGCTACCGCACCACGCTCCTCGAGGAAGGCCAGAAGATTCTCGACGATGTCCGTGCCCAGAACACCTTCGCTGTCGTGATTGCGGGCCGCCCGTACCATGCGGACATGCTCATCAACCACAACATCGCAAGTCACTTTACGGCGATGGGCATTCCAGTGCTCACCACCGAGTCACTCCCGGGCGTGTACGACCAGGATGTGCCGAGCCACACCCGTATCGAAATCAAGAACACCTTCCACCTACGCATGATTGGCGCCACGATGATCGCGGCCAAGGACCCGAACATCGAACTTGCCCAGATCGTGAGCTTCGGTTGCGGCCATGATTCCATCTTGACCGACGAAATGCTGCGCATGATGCACCGCGATTCCAACAAGGAAATGCTCATGCTCAAGCTCGACGAAGGTGACGCCCGCGGCCCGGTGGGCATCCGCATCAAGAGCTTTATCGAGACGGTGAAGGCACGCCGTGCGGCAAACCTCCCCGACAAGCCCGAAAGCAACGAACCGCTGTACCACACGCCGTTCGTCGCCGAAGACAAGCAACGCCGCCGCATTTTGACGCCGAACCTCTCGCCCGCATTTACCGTGCTCGCGAGCGAATACATGAAGCGCGAAGGCTACATTGCCGAATACCTGCCCGTGGCTGACAAGGAAGCCATCGAGCTCGGCAAAAAGTTCGTCCACAACGATATCTGCTTCCCCTGCCAGGTGAACATCGGCGAAGCCCTCAAGTGGCTCGTCAATCACCCCAACGTGCCGCAGAACGAAGTCTCCATGTGCCTTGCCAAGAACTGCGAAAACTGCCGTGCCGTGCAGTACGCAGTGCTTGCCCGTAAGGCCCTCGACGAAGCCGGCTTCAAGGACGTCACCATCATCACGACAGGCGTGGACTACAAGGGCATGCACCCCGGCTTCCAGCTGGGTCTCGACTTCCGCCTCCACATGCTGTGGGGCCTCGTGACCATGGACGCCATCGAAATCATGTACCGCGCCCTGCGCCCCTACGAAGTCAATGCCGGCGACACCCAGAAGGTCTATGACGAATGGATGCCGAAGGTCATCGCAGTGGCCGGTCACCTGACCACCGCCCAGCTGGTGCGCCCCTCCAAGCTCATCGAAGTCTTCGAGCAGTGCATCGAGGCTTTCAACGGCGTCGAAATTACAGAAGAACGCAAGAAGGGCATCCGCAAGCCGCGCGTGGCCGTGCTCGGCGAAATCCTCATGAACTACCACCCAAGCGCGAACGGGTTCATCGAGAACTACCTGATGAACAACGGCATGGAAGTCTACCTCCCCGGTATGACAGACTTCTTCCGCGTCGATGAAGTGGTTCGCGCCGAAAAGATCAAGCGCGGTTTCTCCGCCAACCCGCTCATGGACCGCGTCGAAGGCGGCGTGACTGCAAGGGTTTACACGCACGCCGTGGAAACTGCCCGCAAGTCGATGCACAAGTTCAAGCTCTACGAGCACCATGCCGACTGCTACGAACTCAAGGACTACGTCACCGAGATTATCGACCCCACCTACAACACCGGTGAAGGTTGGCTTATCCCGGGCGAAATCCTGTACAACTCGCGCCACGGCATCAACAGCCACATCATCCTGCAACCGTTCGCCTGCCTTGCCAACCACATCAGTGGCCGCGGCCTCACCAAGGCCGTCAAGGAGCGTTGCCCGCACATCCAGATCCTCTCCCTCGACTACGATCCGGATACGAGCTTCGCGAACATCGAGAACAGATTGCAGATGCTCATCATCAACGCCCGCGAACTGGAAAAAGCAAACCAAGCCTAA
- a CDS encoding porin family protein produces MTMITAIPPAATEDDSYSTEESTQAEPAEESVSAAPAAEKSSEDTDYQKIRLGGHIGVGVGGLGDLTGVGGYVGGSLRYYINKQLAVAPEVNFIFRYFYETSDRVSLGNGYEYEYEQGISQILMDVPLLARYEPLSFLYVEGGLRLAFCLADMFSAQYNYYDSYDNEVDYASDLVAAEDIETSSVYVSLVLGAGAQFHQGGHDMNVGLRFMYDFNSVSDDVKDKPSAWNIQLSMTYLL; encoded by the coding sequence ATGACGATGATTACGGCGATACCCCCCGCCGCAACCGAAGATGACAGCTACTCTACAGAGGAATCCACCCAGGCTGAACCCGCCGAAGAAAGCGTGTCCGCCGCTCCTGCCGCGGAAAAGTCTTCTGAAGATACCGACTACCAGAAAATCCGTCTTGGCGGCCATATCGGTGTCGGCGTGGGCGGTCTTGGCGACCTTACCGGCGTTGGCGGCTATGTGGGCGGTTCCCTCCGTTACTACATCAACAAGCAGTTGGCTGTCGCTCCCGAAGTGAACTTCATCTTCCGCTATTTCTATGAAACCAGCGACCGCGTTTCCCTTGGCAATGGCTACGAATACGAATATGAACAGGGCATCTCGCAAATCCTCATGGACGTGCCCTTGCTCGCCCGCTACGAACCGCTTTCTTTCCTCTACGTGGAAGGCGGCCTCCGTCTTGCGTTCTGCCTTGCCGACATGTTCTCGGCGCAGTACAACTACTATGATTCCTACGACAACGAGGTCGATTACGCAAGTGATCTTGTCGCCGCCGAAGACATTGAGACCAGCAGCGTTTATGTGTCGCTTGTTCTCGGTGCCGGTGCGCAGTTCCACCAGGGTGGCCACGACATGAATGTCGGCCTCCGCTTCATGTACGACTTCAACAGCGTAAGCGATGACGTTAAAGACAAGCCGAGCGCTTGGAACATCCAGCTTTCGATGACCTACCTCCTCTAG
- the ruvX gene encoding Holliday junction resolvase RuvX produces MNYLALDYGEHRVGVAFADSELRMAFSRETIDQKTTNLFVRLDELVKINKIDAFVVGMPYHPDGRADGKNVVVEKFIEDLKLRFPGLPVYTQDESYSSVQAQEKTSYFSKKKKQKNKAVIDQLAAAIILQRWLDENG; encoded by the coding sequence ATGAACTATCTTGCTCTTGATTACGGTGAGCATCGTGTCGGAGTCGCTTTTGCCGATTCCGAGTTGCGTATGGCTTTCTCTCGCGAAACTATTGACCAGAAGACGACAAACTTGTTTGTAAGGCTCGATGAACTCGTGAAGATAAACAAGATTGACGCCTTTGTAGTGGGTATGCCCTATCACCCCGATGGTCGTGCCGATGGCAAGAACGTGGTTGTAGAAAAGTTTATCGAGGATTTGAAACTACGATTCCCGGGGTTACCTGTATACACGCAGGACGAGTCGTATTCCAGTGTTCAGGCGCAGGAAAAGACGTCTTACTTTAGCAAGAAGAAAAAACAGAAAAATAAGGCGGTGATTGATCAATTGGCCGCAGCGATTATTCTTCAGAGATGGTTAGATGAAAATGGCTAG
- a CDS encoding helix-turn-helix domain-containing protein: protein MKLKTEEERIFDETLAYVIKARRDKLDYSQQYISNNACVSRTTLGKWEKGEKTPITFDLYNVVKVLYKNPSEFWEEFSTAYEKNAAPIREAAEKMKYQSYIERTRNKKKK, encoded by the coding sequence GTGAAACTGAAAACTGAAGAGGAACGTATTTTTGACGAGACTCTCGCGTATGTCATAAAGGCGCGACGGGATAAGTTAGACTATTCCCAACAGTACATCAGCAACAACGCCTGCGTTTCGAGAACAACATTGGGAAAATGGGAAAAAGGCGAAAAGACGCCCATAACCTTTGACCTTTACAACGTTGTCAAGGTCCTATACAAGAATCCATCTGAATTCTGGGAAGAGTTTTCCACCGCATACGAAAAGAATGCAGCCCCCATTCGCGAAGCTGCAGAAAAGATGAAATACCAGTCTTATATTGAACGAACTCGCAACAAAAAGAAAAAATAA
- the dapB gene encoding dihydrodipicolinate reductase, whose translation MSVQVMVNGIPGNMGRIVAETCVARGLELVPYSLTGEIIVENESVVAGKTIQLLKPSNREERIGEVLAKYPNVICIDYTHPSAVNDNAAFYVKHKIPFVMGTTGGDRDALAKLVADANHPSVIAPNMAKQIVAFQSMIEFLASEFPSAFDGYKLSVVESHQKTKADTSGTARAVVGTFQKMGFAYTPDDIEKVRDEKEQMERMHVPEEYLGGHAFHTYSLDSADGTVHFEFQHNVCGRKIYAEGTVDAVNFLAEQIAAGTAKPFNMMDVLRSGKMR comes from the coding sequence ATGTCTGTACAAGTGATGGTTAATGGTATTCCGGGCAACATGGGTCGCATCGTGGCCGAAACATGCGTGGCCCGTGGCTTGGAACTGGTCCCGTATTCCCTGACGGGTGAGATTATCGTGGAAAACGAATCCGTAGTGGCGGGGAAGACCATCCAGCTCTTGAAGCCCTCTAACCGCGAGGAACGCATCGGTGAAGTGCTTGCAAAGTATCCGAACGTTATCTGCATCGACTACACGCACCCGTCGGCCGTGAATGACAACGCCGCTTTCTACGTAAAGCACAAGATTCCGTTCGTGATGGGTACCACCGGCGGTGACCGTGATGCGCTTGCGAAGCTCGTGGCCGATGCAAACCACCCGAGCGTTATTGCCCCGAATATGGCAAAGCAGATTGTCGCTTTCCAGAGCATGATCGAGTTCCTGGCAAGCGAGTTTCCGTCTGCATTCGACGGCTATAAGCTTTCCGTGGTCGAGAGCCACCAGAAGACCAAGGCCGACACGAGCGGTACGGCCCGCGCGGTCGTGGGCACCTTCCAGAAGATGGGCTTTGCCTACACGCCGGACGATATCGAGAAGGTCCGTGACGAAAAGGAACAGATGGAACGCATGCACGTGCCCGAGGAATACCTCGGCGGTCACGCCTTCCACACCTACAGCCTCGACAGCGCCGACGGCACCGTTCATTTCGAGTTCCAGCACAACGTGTGCGGCCGTAAGATTTACGCCGAAGGCACCGTGGACGCCGTGAACTTCCTCGCCGAGCAGATTGCCGCCGGTACCGCCAAACCCTTCAACATGATGGACGTCCTGCGCTCCGGAAAGATGAGGTAA
- a CDS encoding ABC transporter permease subunit encodes MRSYILRRLLLMIPTLIGISLVCFILIQLLPGGPVEEMISRAQQAAAMKGGVDASKALSPDQIAQIQAYFGFDQPAWKRYLTWLWNVLHLDLGSSYTYGLPVWDVIVSRFPISLFFGITSFSLSYLICIPLGLWKAVHHGSKLDSLSSGVIFSGYVMPGYALGILLIIFLAGGSYLDIFPLGGLTSDDFEEFSLFGKIADLGHHLVLPIFCYMIGEFAFLTFLMKNSALEELGKDYMRTALAKGMNFNQALVRHALRNALIPIATRLSEICTLMFAGALLIEKVFDIDGMGLLYYNSMVNRDYNVVMGIIFLSSLMAMVGRLFSDILYTLVDPRIKFS; translated from the coding sequence ATGCGTTCTTATATCCTCCGCCGCCTGCTTTTGATGATCCCGACTCTTATCGGGATTTCGCTGGTGTGCTTCATCCTCATCCAGCTCTTGCCGGGTGGCCCTGTGGAGGAAATGATTTCGCGTGCGCAGCAAGCCGCCGCCATGAAGGGCGGGGTAGATGCCTCCAAGGCGCTCTCGCCAGACCAGATAGCCCAAATCCAGGCGTACTTCGGTTTTGACCAGCCGGCCTGGAAGCGCTATCTGACCTGGCTCTGGAACGTGCTGCACTTGGACCTGGGTTCAAGCTACACCTACGGCCTCCCGGTCTGGGATGTCATCGTGAGCCGCTTCCCGATTTCGCTGTTCTTTGGTATCACGTCGTTCTCTCTGAGCTACCTGATCTGCATCCCGCTTGGCCTCTGGAAGGCTGTGCATCACGGGAGCAAACTCGATTCGCTTAGCTCGGGCGTGATTTTCTCGGGCTACGTGATGCCGGGATACGCACTCGGTATCTTGCTCATCATCTTCCTTGCGGGCGGTTCGTACCTCGATATATTCCCGCTGGGGGGCCTTACGAGCGATGATTTCGAAGAATTTAGTTTGTTTGGGAAAATTGCGGATTTGGGCCACCATCTAGTATTGCCTATCTTCTGCTACATGATTGGGGAATTCGCGTTCCTCACGTTCCTCATGAAGAATTCCGCGCTCGAGGAACTGGGTAAGGACTATATGCGCACGGCGCTCGCGAAGGGAATGAACTTCAACCAGGCACTGGTGCGCCATGCGCTCCGTAACGCGCTTATCCCGATAGCCACGCGCCTTTCCGAAATTTGCACCTTGATGTTTGCGGGGGCCCTCCTTATCGAGAAGGTCTTCGATATCGACGGCATGGGTCTCCTCTACTACAACTCCATGGTGAACCGCGATTACAACGTGGTCATGGGCATCATCTTTCTGAGTAGCCTTATGGCGATGGTGGGGCGCCTCTTCAGCGACATCCTCTATACGCTCGTGGATCCGCGCATCAAGTTCTCGTAG
- a CDS encoding aminoglycoside phosphotransferase family protein, with the protein MSNESLQISPVIKGYLLSRGYTENFTVSPIAGAGSGRQYFRISEEKLSCVLQVCAEVNDDFRHFVDYSKTFRNYGLPVPQVFAVDETACQVLQEDLGKRNLLDEVAPVNEGVRSGNERILYPTVIDALVKWQEASQAIFSSHTELWIRRFDFAALKWETDYFTDNFLKGHCGLKEIPQCVKNFFSLLAVSVDAQPKLLMHRDFQSQNIMVRPNSEIAFVDFQGARRGSAFYDIASLLWDPYVSLPVSMVKDFFEYWRMQNKRVQAYTKEDAWESFIHASLQRVMQALGAYCFLSKVKGIQKFEQYIEPGTRQLNALLAEFSLIVKATEPEAIEFIKKTLV; encoded by the coding sequence ATGAGTAACGAATCCCTGCAAATTTCTCCTGTTATCAAAGGCTATCTGCTTTCCCGCGGCTATACCGAGAATTTTACCGTTTCCCCGATTGCGGGTGCGGGTTCGGGTCGCCAGTATTTCCGTATTTCCGAAGAGAAACTTTCCTGCGTCTTGCAGGTGTGTGCCGAGGTCAATGACGATTTCCGCCATTTCGTGGATTATTCCAAGACTTTCCGCAACTACGGATTACCGGTGCCGCAGGTCTTTGCTGTCGACGAGACGGCGTGCCAGGTGCTTCAGGAAGATTTGGGCAAGCGTAACCTCCTGGACGAGGTGGCCCCCGTGAACGAGGGCGTCCGTTCGGGCAACGAGAGGATTCTCTACCCGACGGTCATTGACGCGCTTGTCAAGTGGCAGGAAGCCAGCCAGGCCATCTTCAGTTCGCATACGGAACTCTGGATCCGCCGCTTCGATTTTGCCGCCCTCAAGTGGGAGACGGATTACTTTACGGATAATTTCCTGAAGGGGCATTGTGGCCTGAAGGAAATTCCGCAGTGTGTCAAGAATTTCTTCTCGCTGCTTGCGGTCTCCGTGGATGCGCAGCCCAAGCTGCTCATGCACCGTGACTTCCAGAGCCAGAATATCATGGTCCGCCCGAATTCCGAAATCGCCTTCGTGGATTTCCAGGGAGCACGTCGAGGGTCTGCGTTCTACGATATCGCAAGCCTCCTGTGGGACCCGTACGTGAGCCTGCCGGTATCGATGGTGAAGGACTTCTTCGAATACTGGCGCATGCAGAACAAGCGTGTGCAGGCCTACACCAAGGAAGATGCCTGGGAAAGCTTTATCCATGCGAGCTTGCAGCGCGTGATGCAGGCGCTCGGTGCCTACTGCTTCCTCAGCAAGGTGAAGGGTATCCAGAAATTCGAACAGTACATTGAACCGGGCACGCGCCAGCTCAATGCTCTGCTTGCGGAATTCAGCCTGATTGTCAAGGCGACTGAACCGGAAGCCATTGAATTTATCAAGAAAACCTTGGTATAA
- a CDS encoding PTS sugar transporter subunit IIA, which produces MEWQVDGMVPVYTKLYKSTVTFNEALGYAYDALVHAASFDAMGAWKALSERVKQGIYMGEGLLLPHTRISGLPQPLMAFAVCPAGFSGIEIRNNEKAQFLCVLLSPMESATAHTQVIAGMAKRLLDPEWKKKALAVMCDEDVKLLF; this is translated from the coding sequence ATGGAGTGGCAAGTGGACGGTATGGTTCCTGTCTATACGAAATTGTATAAATCGACCGTGACCTTCAATGAAGCGCTCGGGTATGCTTATGATGCGCTTGTCCATGCGGCTTCGTTTGATGCCATGGGTGCATGGAAGGCTTTATCGGAACGCGTGAAGCAGGGAATCTATATGGGCGAGGGGCTGCTTTTGCCGCATACCCGCATTTCTGGGCTTCCGCAGCCCCTGATGGCTTTTGCTGTTTGCCCGGCAGGTTTTTCGGGAATCGAAATCCGCAATAACGAAAAGGCTCAGTTCCTCTGCGTTCTGCTTTCACCGATGGAATCGGCGACAGCGCATACGCAGGTCATTGCGGGAATGGCAAAGCGGTTGCTCGATCCGGAATGGAAAAAGAAAGCCCTCGCCGTGATGTGCGACGAGGACGTTAAACTTCTTTTTTAA